The following proteins are co-located in the Salvelinus namaycush isolate Seneca chromosome 31, SaNama_1.0, whole genome shotgun sequence genome:
- the ier5l gene encoding immediate early response gene 5-like protein, translating to MINTMECAVDAQSLISISLRKIHNSRTQRGGIKLHKNLLVSYVLRNARQVYMNEKYAEIYRMQQYEEVMTVCNEIQELNPLDLAEDCEEQSGDCCGNDGVSEPASLCCALLPVSHLTAVQSAHIQAPSACSAPLSLQSDEVCKETEPSFYRSCCAEAYPVSNCDFSTVNNNLHCNKTTVLDLDTHVVTTVENGYLHQDCCASFQQCCQGAQSPAKKRKVDFEYYISDIEEVPDFTPCKRAKFEDCSYANSEHLDTSNISNLISIFGSGFSGLVSRQADFEQALNGQFCSKQALASLGAWTRAIVAF from the coding sequence ATGATCAACACGATGGAGTGTGCAGTGGATGCACAAAGTCTAATCTCAATTTCCTTACGGAAGATTCACAACTCCAGGACGCAGAGAGGAGGCATCAAGCTGCACAAAAACCTCCTGGTCTCCTATGTACTGAGGAACGCCAGACAGGTGTACATGAACGAGAAGTACGCGGAGATCTACAGGATGCAGCAGTACGAGGAGGTGATGACCGTCTGCAACGAGATCCAGGAGTTAAACCCGCTGGATTTGGCCGAGGACTGCGAGGAGCAGAGCGGGGATTGCTGCGGCAACGACGGGGTGAGCGAACCGGCGAGTCTCTGCTGTGCGCTGCTGCCAGTAAGCCACCTAACAGCAGTGCAGTCAGCGCATATCCAAGCCCCATCCGCCTGCTccgcgcctctctctctccaaagcGACGAGGTCTGCAAGGAGACAGAGCCCTCGTTCTATCGGAGCTGTTGTGCGGAGGCTTACCCTGTATCGAATTGTGACTTTTCCACGGTGAACAACAACCTACACTGCAACAAAACGACAGTGCTCGATCTGGACACGCACGTAGTGACCACTGTGGAGAATGGGTACCTTCACCAGGACTGCTGCGCGTCGTTCCAACAGTGCTGCCAGGGCGCACAGTCCCCAGCCAAGAAACGCAAGGTTGACTTTGAATATTATATATCCGATATTGAGGAAGTACCGGATTTTACGCCATGTAAAAGGGCGAAATTCGAGGACTGTTCCTACGCAAATTCGGAACACTTGGACACATCAAACATTTCCAATCTGATCTCGATTTTCGGCTCGGGGTTTTCGGGGCTGGTGAGCAGACAGGCGGACTTTGAGCAAGCCTTGAACGGACAGTTCTGTAGCAAACAAGCCCTAGCGAGCCTAGGGGCATGGACTAGAGCTATTGTAGCTTTTTGA
- the ptpa gene encoding serine/threonine-protein phosphatase 2A activator, with translation MAETEHHSGSSPEDDTPPIPVCQNFMVPKKEISMFPDMGKWKRSQAYADYMGFILTLNEGVKGKKLTCEYKVSETIEKLLVLLGTLDRWIDETPPEDQPSRFGNKAYRTWYAKLDQEAEGLVAAVIPEDKAAAAPEIAVYLKEAVGNSTRIDYGTGHEAAFAIFLCCLCKIGALRVDDQLAIIFKVFDRYLVVMRKLQKTYRMEPAGSQGVWGLDDFQFLPFIWGSSQFVDHPTLEPKHFVDEKVVNENHHDYMFLECIKFINEMKTGPFAEHSNQLWNISAVPTWSKVNQGLIRMYKAECLEKFPVIQHFKFGSLISIQPVKP, from the exons GCTCCTCTCCCGAAGATGACACACCACCGATCCCTGTCTGTCAGAACTTCATGGTGCCCAAAAAGGAGATCAGCATGTTTCCTGATATGGGGAAGTGGAAACGTTCCCAG GCGTATGCTGATTACATGGGATTCATTCTGACGCTGAACGAGGGAGTGAAGGGGAAGAAACTCACATGTGAATACAAAGTGTCTGAG ACCATAGAGAAGCTTCTGGTTCTGTTGGGGACTCTGGACCGCTGGATAGATGAGACCCCTCCTGAAGACCAGCCCTCTCGCTTCGGCAACAAGGCCTACAGGACTTGGTACGCCAAGCTCgaccag GAAGCAGAGGGCCTGGTTGCAGCAGTCATCCCAGAAGACAAGGCAGCTGCGGCTCCAGAGATAGCTGTGTATTTGAAGGAGGCGGTGGGCAACTCCACCAGGATAGACTATGGAACAG GTCACGAGGCTGCCTTTGCCATCTTCCTCTGCTGTCTCTGCAAGATCGGAGCTCTCAGGGTAGATGACCAGTTGGCCATCATTTTCAAGGTGTTTGACAG GTATCTGGTGGTCATGCGCAAGCTTCAGAAAACCTACAGAATGGAGCCTGCTGGCAGCCAGGGGGTCTGGGGGTTGGATGATTTCCAATTTCTACCTTTCATATGGGGCAGCTCCCAGTTTGTAG ACCACCCCACGTTGGAGCCCAAGCACTTTGTCGATGAGAAAGTTGTCAACGAGAATCACCACGACTACATGTTTCTGGAGTGCATCAAATTCATTAATGAG aTGAAAACTGGTCCGTTTGCTGAGCACTCCAATCAGCTGTGGAACATCAGTGCTGTCCCCACCTGGTCCAAAGTCAACCAGGGCCTGATCCGAATGTACAAGGCAGAG TGCTTGGAGAAGTTCCCTGTTATTCAGCACTTCAAGTTTGGCAGTCTCATCTCCATCCAGCCTGTGAAGCCCTGA